In Thermorudis peleae, a genomic segment contains:
- a CDS encoding lysophospholipid acyltransferase family protein, with product MGLLIGMRIGAILTPIVPTPLAYWICRAIGVVLFCVKFRTRRAVLDNLRHVAPERSWFWREYQAARVFISATMNYYDLQRLRLLDRTRLPTLIELHGQEHLERACARGKGIIVLSAHIGNFNVVAQYPAMLGYQGAIIAEQVHPPALFRYLTTLRSALGITVLPPGASSVLPILRLLRQNGILLVTGDRDVTGHAKLVPFFDAPAPLPVGPAVLALRTGAALVPAFTVRRGTRKSVVYILPEIILTRTGNPDIDLTNAMHQIARVLESMIRTDPGQWTMLQRVWPHPERAFVSQPESWGAIPAELVSSDMQHEVAPVLHPESPAKRTGER from the coding sequence ATGGGATTGCTCATCGGCATGCGCATTGGAGCAATCCTGACGCCAATTGTGCCAACACCACTTGCGTATTGGATCTGCCGTGCAATCGGCGTTGTCCTCTTCTGTGTTAAATTCCGGACGAGACGCGCAGTGCTTGACAATCTACGCCACGTCGCGCCAGAGCGTTCCTGGTTCTGGCGCGAGTACCAAGCCGCCCGCGTTTTTATTTCCGCCACAATGAACTACTATGACCTGCAACGCCTTCGCCTTCTTGATCGCACACGCCTTCCTACCCTCATCGAATTACACGGTCAAGAGCATCTCGAGCGCGCCTGTGCCCGTGGGAAAGGCATTATTGTGCTTTCGGCACATATTGGAAACTTCAACGTCGTTGCCCAGTACCCGGCCATGCTCGGCTATCAGGGCGCAATCATTGCCGAACAAGTGCACCCTCCGGCACTTTTCCGCTATCTCACAACCCTCCGTTCCGCCTTGGGGATCACCGTCCTTCCCCCCGGCGCATCATCAGTTTTGCCGATTCTTCGATTGTTGCGGCAGAACGGCATCCTGTTGGTGACCGGTGACCGGGACGTTACCGGACATGCCAAACTTGTCCCGTTTTTCGACGCGCCCGCGCCATTGCCGGTTGGACCCGCGGTGCTTGCGCTGCGCACTGGCGCAGCTCTGGTTCCAGCGTTCACCGTACGCCGCGGGACAAGGAAGTCAGTGGTCTACATCTTGCCGGAGATCATCCTCACGCGGACTGGCAATCCAGACATCGATTTGACAAACGCGATGCACCAAATCGCCCGGGTCCTGGAGAGTATGATCCGCACCGATCCAGGACAATGGACGATGCTCCAGCGCGTGTGGCCCCACCCCGAACGAGCCTTCGTCTCACAACCTGAAAGCTGGGGGGCTATCCCAGCGGAACTGGTCAGCTCGGACATGCAGCATGAAGTGGCACCCGTGCTTCACCCGGAATCTCCGGCAAAGCGAACAGGTGAACGATGA
- a CDS encoding inositol-3-phosphate synthase, with protein sequence MGAATTLRGQRATVSEKKIRVAIIGVGNCASALVQGVHFYRNADPTQFVPGLMHVDLGGYHVGDIEFTAGFDIDVNKVGKDLSEAIFAPPNNTYKFTDVPPLNAPVYRGMTHDGLGKYLSQVIQKAPGPTADIVGILKETKTDVVVNFLPVGSEMATKWYVEQVLDAGCAFVNCIPVFIAREEYWQNRFRERGLPIIGDDVKSQVGATITHRVLARLLADRGVRIDRTYQLNFGGNTDFLNMLERERLESKKISKTQAVQSILDQPLSEENIHVGPSDYVPWLQDRKWCHIRIEGTTFGEVPLNIELKLEVWDSPNSAGVVIDAIRCAKLALDAGIAGPLIGPSAYFMKSPPVQYRDEEAREMVEAFIRETTAQRARRLLAES encoded by the coding sequence ATGGGGGCAGCAACCACACTGAGAGGACAACGGGCAACAGTGAGCGAGAAGAAAATTCGCGTCGCGATCATCGGCGTTGGCAACTGCGCATCAGCACTTGTCCAAGGGGTGCACTTTTACCGCAATGCTGACCCAACCCAATTTGTTCCGGGCCTTATGCATGTTGACCTCGGCGGCTATCACGTGGGTGATATCGAGTTTACCGCTGGCTTCGATATCGACGTCAACAAAGTCGGCAAGGATCTGTCCGAGGCAATCTTTGCTCCTCCGAATAACACCTACAAATTCACCGACGTTCCGCCGCTCAATGCTCCAGTCTATCGCGGGATGACACACGACGGCCTCGGCAAATATCTCTCCCAGGTAATTCAGAAGGCACCTGGGCCAACAGCAGATATTGTCGGCATCCTCAAGGAAACCAAGACTGATGTTGTCGTCAACTTCTTGCCAGTCGGCAGTGAAATGGCGACCAAGTGGTATGTTGAGCAGGTACTCGATGCCGGCTGCGCGTTTGTGAACTGCATTCCGGTCTTTATCGCTCGTGAAGAGTACTGGCAAAATCGCTTCCGCGAACGCGGACTCCCGATTATTGGCGACGATGTGAAGAGCCAAGTCGGGGCGACGATTACGCACCGCGTCCTGGCGCGCTTGCTTGCCGATCGAGGCGTGCGCATTGATCGGACCTATCAGCTCAACTTCGGTGGCAATACCGACTTCCTCAACATGCTTGAACGCGAACGGCTTGAGTCAAAGAAGATTTCGAAGACGCAAGCCGTCCAGAGCATCCTCGATCAGCCATTGTCAGAAGAAAACATCCATGTCGGCCCAAGTGACTACGTGCCCTGGCTCCAAGACCGGAAGTGGTGCCACATCCGAATCGAAGGGACAACCTTTGGCGAAGTGCCGCTGAACATTGAGTTGAAACTCGAGGTTTGGGATTCTCCCAACTCAGCCGGCGTGGTCATTGACGCAATCCGCTGTGCGAAGCTCGCGCTGGATGCTGGTATTGCTGGGCCACTGATCGGACCAAGTGCCTATTTCATGAAGTCCCCACCAGTCCAGTACCGCGATGAAGAGGCACGTGAGATGGTCGAGGCATTCATCCGCGAGACGACAGCACAGCGAGCACGGCGGTTGCTCGCGGAAAGCTAA
- a CDS encoding glycosyltransferase family 9 protein, with translation MPFERFQRILVVKLADIGDAVLALPALQALRSAYPTATIDVMSTPQGAAVFHLSPVINTVYSFDKAQFDQARELLAPQNWLPLLRLAQRLRQKRYDAVALLHHLTTPFGRWKHRMLLTATGAPVRAGLDNGTGTFLTHRIPDLGFGAKPEWQYGLEVVQTLGATAQASAPQLQLPHSAKVEARNLLRGSHGPRVVVHARVGPYGPGRAWPLAHVRTFIHGLLDGGCTVILTGTAADGPSLQPLRHLPGVRDLIGQTTLPVLAAVLQQAHLVIGADNGVLHLANAVGTPVLALFGPSNVHAWAPFHARILRAGEPLPPGCTSVALTLGLPCSPCFYVGYRLGRPQGCHTRWCLSGLSPALVLRYAFALLARIQK, from the coding sequence ATGCCATTTGAGCGATTTCAGCGAATACTGGTTGTGAAGCTCGCCGATATTGGGGATGCCGTTCTTGCCTTACCAGCACTACAGGCCCTGCGGTCGGCCTATCCAACGGCCACCATCGACGTGATGAGCACGCCGCAAGGCGCAGCAGTCTTTCACCTCAGTCCGGTCATCAATACGGTCTACAGCTTCGACAAAGCGCAATTCGATCAGGCCCGAGAACTCCTCGCTCCGCAAAACTGGCTGCCTCTGCTGCGTCTCGCACAACGCCTGCGCCAGAAACGCTATGATGCCGTCGCCCTCCTGCATCATCTGACAACTCCGTTTGGCCGTTGGAAGCATCGCATGCTACTGACCGCAACTGGCGCGCCAGTCCGCGCAGGATTAGACAACGGCACCGGAACGTTTCTCACCCATCGGATTCCCGATCTTGGTTTCGGCGCAAAACCAGAATGGCAATACGGCCTCGAGGTCGTACAAACTCTCGGCGCAACTGCACAGGCATCTGCCCCACAACTTCAGCTCCCACACAGCGCCAAGGTTGAAGCGAGGAACCTCCTTCGGGGATCACATGGTCCCAGGGTTGTCGTCCATGCACGTGTTGGCCCGTATGGCCCCGGACGCGCCTGGCCGCTTGCTCATGTTCGCACGTTCATCCATGGGCTGCTCGACGGCGGATGCACAGTAATCCTGACTGGGACGGCCGCTGATGGCCCATCGTTGCAGCCACTCCGCCACCTACCAGGCGTGCGCGACCTCATCGGGCAGACTACCCTCCCAGTCCTTGCAGCAGTGCTGCAACAAGCTCACCTGGTGATCGGGGCGGACAACGGCGTACTCCATCTTGCGAACGCGGTTGGGACACCGGTGCTCGCGCTCTTCGGGCCCTCTAACGTACACGCGTGGGCACCATTCCACGCACGCATTCTCCGCGCTGGAGAACCGCTGCCGCCAGGCTGCACAAGCGTCGCACTCACACTCGGACTCCCATGCTCACCCTGCTTCTACGTTGGCTACCGTCTTGGTCGACCACAGGGCTGTCATACCCGATGGTGCTTGTCTGGATTGTCACCAGCACTCGTCTTGCGGTACGCGTTTGCTCTCCTTGCAAGGATACAAAAGTAG
- a CDS encoding glycosyltransferase family 4 protein, translating into MFLTMPSPRSLHIGIDASRIGVGYETGTERYARRITEALLALPAPHHFTLFTNQAKTLPFPIPPHAHLRPIPFPRLWTHLRLAIESWRFPLDVLFVPAHVLPLPLRGKGVVTIHDLGFHYEPAAHPWRQRLYLELGTRWSIWRAARIIAISQTTARDLMTIYRVPPEKLSVIPHGIDPHFVPQSPAEQDRVRAKYGLSRPFVLYVGTIQPRKNIRGLLEAFRLLADTHSDLTLVLAGKRGWLADPIFEALAHHPDRERIRFLGYVPEEDLPGLYSAALVFVMSSQYEGFGLPVLEAMACGTPVVASHRGALPEIAGPAILVDALNPQALAQGIQDALCPERRPALIAAGLKHVKRFTWEAAARATLAVLEAAAQEG; encoded by the coding sequence ATGTTCTTGACCATGCCAAGCCCGCGTAGTTTGCACATTGGCATTGATGCAAGCCGTATCGGCGTCGGATACGAAACCGGAACGGAACGCTATGCCCGACGCATCACTGAGGCGTTACTGGCTCTCCCTGCCCCACACCATTTCACCCTCTTTACGAATCAGGCGAAAACGCTTCCCTTCCCCATCCCACCCCATGCGCATCTTCGGCCTATTCCATTTCCCCGTCTTTGGACCCATCTTCGCTTAGCGATCGAGTCCTGGCGCTTTCCACTCGATGTGCTCTTTGTTCCAGCGCATGTCCTGCCACTCCCGTTACGGGGCAAGGGTGTCGTGACCATCCACGACCTCGGCTTTCACTATGAGCCGGCAGCACACCCATGGCGACAGCGCCTGTACCTTGAACTAGGAACACGGTGGAGCATATGGCGAGCGGCGAGGATCATCGCGATCTCCCAGACAACCGCACGTGACCTCATGACCATCTACCGAGTGCCACCGGAGAAGCTCTCCGTTATCCCACACGGCATCGATCCCCATTTCGTGCCCCAATCACCTGCCGAGCAAGACCGTGTTCGCGCGAAATACGGCCTATCCCGACCGTTCGTGCTCTACGTCGGCACAATTCAGCCGCGCAAAAACATCCGCGGGTTGCTCGAAGCCTTTCGCTTGCTTGCCGACACCCATTCAGATCTCACCTTGGTTCTCGCGGGCAAGCGCGGCTGGCTAGCTGACCCGATCTTCGAAGCTCTTGCGCATCATCCGGATCGTGAGCGCATTCGGTTCCTGGGGTATGTTCCTGAAGAAGACCTCCCCGGGCTCTATAGCGCCGCGCTCGTCTTCGTCATGTCCTCACAGTACGAGGGATTTGGCTTGCCCGTCCTTGAAGCGATGGCATGTGGCACGCCGGTCGTCGCCTCACACCGTGGAGCTCTGCCCGAGATCGCTGGCCCGGCAATCCTCGTCGACGCCCTCAATCCACAAGCCCTCGCACAAGGCATTCAGGATGCACTCTGCCCCGAGCGTCGTCCAGCACTGATCGCCGCTGGCTTGAAGCACGTCAAACGCTTTACTTGGGAAGCAGCAGCGAGGGCAACACTCGCGGTGCTCGAAGCGGCCGCCCAGGAAGGGTAG